The Proteiniphilum propionicum genome contains the following window.
AGTCGTGTTTGTGTTTATCTCCATCCCTTTTATTTGCACTTTCCCTAAATTCAGCATCATCCAACGAAACATGTTACCTGCAGGAACAGCCACAATTTTATCGTCTATCTCATTATAATACACATCGGTTTGCAGATAGATCGTTTTAAAAACGGACTCTTTAGGCGATACGGTATAATTGAGACCAATGTTATATTGGGTGGCGTACTCGGGATTTAATACCGAATTTCCGATAAAGGTGTAATACAAGTCGTTAAAAGTGGGTATCCTGAATATTTTTTTATAGAAGCTTTGCAGGTATAATTGGTGCTGCTTGAATGGCTTAATGGAGAGGATAACCGCCGGAGTGTAGATGTCCTTTTTGGGAGCGGCTTTGTTCATCTTCACCTTCTCGCGGACAAATGTTCCGAGCAGGCTTGCCTGGAGGGTGAGCCTATCAAAAGAGAACTCTCCCGCGGCGGCGGTTAAGATTGTGTGACGCGTGGGGTTGGCGAAATTAACCAAGTTTGCCTTCATCTTATTCAATTGATAGTCGGCGGAGAGATTGAAGCGCAGCCATCTGGCAATTACGAACTTGTTAGCCGAGGAGATATAAAAATCGTGCTGCAGGTATTTATTGTCCACATATAACGGGCTTGTCCACTCGTTGTCAATATAACGCGTATAGTCGTTGGCATATTTCGCGTTTAATTTTAGACTGTATATGTTGTTGAACTTTTTCCTGAATTTGCTTTGAATGAAAAAGTTTTCATCGTGCAAGCGTTGCCCGTGTTCAAAAACATTCTTCACGATAGGACCGGGCAACCCTCTGTGCGATTTGTAAAAATAGCCGTGCAGATCCCATTCGCCATCGTTCAATGCTTTGTAAAGGGAGCTCTCTAATCGGCAGGCTTTGATGTCACCGTTTTTTCGGATGGCTACGGTATCGTATGCCACTGTCTTGTCTTCAAACACTCTTTTGTAACGAAAAGGATACTTCCCGTGTGAATAAATCCATTCGGCATTAAAGTTAAAGGCATAATCGGCAGGCAGTTTTTGTTCTATCAAGAGCGAGGGGTTGACAAGTCCGAACGACCCTGTTTTGAACGTGAAACGCGCATGGGTTCTCTTTCCCCTATCGAATGTGGGGCGTTTGGTCTGTAAATAGATCGTTCCCGCCGACCCGAAGTCTTTGGCCGGTTGAAAAATATCGCTCTTTTGTCCATTATACAAAGTGACTTGTTCTATATTATCCAATGAGAATTTACCCAAGTCTATTTGTCCGTTTTGTGCGTTCCCCAACTGAATCCCATCATAGAAAACGCCCATGTGGTTCGTACCCATACTGCGGATATTCACGGTTTTTAATCCCCCCAATCCTCCATAGTCTTTGATCTGCACGCCGGAAAAGTAGCGGATGGCATCGGCCACGGAAAAACTGCTTAGCTTTTTCAACTCCTTGCCCGATAGTTTTTGGCCGGGTATCACCTCTTTGGGAGCATCAGCCGTAACCACCACTTCGGGTAAGTGATGCAAACTGTCGAGTTTATTTTGAGCGAACGTTTTCCCTGCCGCAACCTGAAAACAGATTGCAGCAAAAAGAGTGGTTTTATTACATATATTCATCTTACCGAAAATTTAGCTTTCGGAAAGTGAGATTTGGAAGTAGAGTTAACACACAATTGAAGTGTTCTTGTAAACAGAGTGACCCAAATAAAGAAAAACGGCTGTAACGCATGTTTGTTCTTCAAGCTCCAATCCCCGAAAGCTATTAAACGTCAATGAATTTGGCAGGTCTTCTGACTTACTCCCGTGTCTGAACGCCTTCCCATCCCCAGGGGGACAGTGGCAATTGAGGTATTTGTTCGGCACGTAAGCGGAGCTTACAGCAGCGGGTCTGTTCAGGATTTTCACCTGATTCCCTTTTCATTGTTCACTTCGAAGCCGTGTGAAGTGAGCAATACCAAAATTCTATGCAAAGTTAAAATTATATTTTTACATACGAAAAGGTTTAAGGTAAGATTTCCAGAAAATATATGGCACCTTTTTGACAGTCTTTTTGATTATCATTAAAATATTTTATCAGGTATTTAATGATAACAGTCCGGTAAAATAGTGCCGAGAAGCCATGTAATCCATTAATTAGCAACTAAATAGATCTATCCAAAACTCAGTAGTACTTTTTACTATTGCCGCCTGCCTGGCTAAGGCACGTATAACATGCAATAGTTCAAGGCAGAGGAAGAGGAAGAGGAAGAGGAAGATCCATAATACCTTAAAATCCCTCTATCACTCCCGTATAAAAACCCTTAAGACACCTGTTATCATTAAGAGCCAGAGAATATTTAAGGTTACAGGTGCCAGCCCCGTCAAGAATGCGGATCTTAACATTTCCACTCTGGAAACCGTTTCTGCTTGAACGATTACCTGTATATAGGATATTGTCTGCTTTTCCCTTCACACTCCACTCACCTTTAGATAAAGGTATAGTGAAAAGGGTGTCTTTCATTGTTTCGGGAAAGGACAGTTCTATAAAAAAATTACTTTCGGACGAGTCGCCATTTGAATACAAATAAAATATAAACGAACCGTCGGATCTGATTGATTTTGAATTTCTGATAGGAATTTTCTGATCACCCAGAGTGAAATAATTATTGTTGCTTATTCCCATCTCTTCACCCAATTGGTCGCATGCTGTTACAAGCACTAAAAGGGCAGTCAATAATGTGCAAACAATTTTTTTCATAATTTAATTGCTTTTTTGTTTGTATGATAATTGTTTTTCAGTTTGCTACGTAATATTTTGAACATTTAATATAAATCAAACTCACGGAAGTAGTTTATTACAGAAAAATGCAATAAATGAATTTTGATATTCAATGTATTATAAATATAATGAATTTGATTCAATATATCAGGAGCCAGACTCTATGTTTATATTTTTTTGTAATGTAACTAAATAATAATTGAATTATTTAGATCTTTAGTTTTAGTATTTTTATGTGCTTTGTTGAATATATCCGGACAATGATCGCGCATACTCAAAGCCGGAATATTTTATTTTACTGTTTCCTGCTTTCCAGATATTTTATCAACGCCTCGCTTTTTTCCTTCTCCAGCTTGAGCTGCTCAATGTTTAGCAAAAGTCTGGAAAGCTCAAAGGATTGGGAAATCCCTTTTTTTGAAGCATTACTGAGTGTAACGTTGATGGTGCGATTGCCTATAATATGCACTGTCAATGGCTCATCTTGAAAAGTATAAATAAACTGTGCCACTCCATTTTCGTCTGTTCCGCTATATCGAACTATCTCATAGTTCCTGTCAATTGTGTTAAATCGATAATTCAGCCCATCAGAGGTCACAGCAAGAGTTTCTGCAAAACTGCCATCGCGTGAGGTGACTCTTATTTTATTATGTTTTATTCCACTGCCCAAAACTATGCTCTCTATAAAAAAGACGCCCTTTTCCCGCACTCCCGAACGAAGCCCGTTCCTGTTTAAGGAGCTATGATAGGGATAGGACTTGGGATAATACTCTCCAAACTCCTGGTAGCGGCCGTCTCTCACATAATCAAATTTTGTGAGCATCTCATTGAGCGAGTCATAGCTTTCACGAAGCATTGAATCACAAAATACAATATTTCTTATGTTCTCGGACATTCGTATTTGTTGCATAAGAGAAAAACCGGCATTAATCTCATCAAAAGATTTAGGATAGAGCATTTTTATGCTGTCTATCTTCAACTTAGCCAGTGAATAGTTCCCCTCTTGATATGCGATAGCTGCATCTGAAAGATATTTTTTTGCACCGTTGCCTCCGGAACAGGAGATTAAGAGAACATTGATAAACAATAAAATATGGGTTCTAAAATAAAAACGCATCATTAATAATATATTGAATGTACGATTATAACCCCGTTATCGACTTATATCTTGCAAATTTACTAAATATATTCATCATAAAAAGCTGTTTTGAAGTACAATTA
Protein-coding sequences here:
- a CDS encoding TonB-dependent receptor, with translation MNICNKTTLFAAICFQVAAGKTFAQNKLDSLHHLPEVVVTADAPKEVIPGQKLSGKELKKLSSFSVADAIRYFSGVQIKDYGGLGGLKTVNIRSMGTNHMGVFYDGIQLGNAQNGQIDLGKFSLDNIEQVTLYNGQKSDIFQPAKDFGSAGTIYLQTKRPTFDRGKRTHARFTFKTGSFGLVNPSLLIEQKLPADYAFNFNAEWIYSHGKYPFRYKRVFEDKTVAYDTVAIRKNGDIKACRLESSLYKALNDGEWDLHGYFYKSHRGLPGPIVKNVFEHGQRLHDENFFIQSKFRKKFNNIYSLKLNAKYANDYTRYIDNEWTSPLYVDNKYLQHDFYISSANKFVIARWLRFNLSADYQLNKMKANLVNFANPTRHTILTAAAGEFSFDRLTLQASLLGTFVREKVKMNKAAPKKDIYTPAVILSIKPFKQHQLYLQSFYKKIFRIPTFNDLYYTFIGNSVLNPEYATQYNIGLNYTVSPKESVFKTIYLQTDVYYNEIDDKIVAVPAGNMFRWMMLNLGKVQIKGMEINTNTTVEPINELFASLRLNYTYQQALDITDEKAKNYKHQIVYIPRHSGSIIFSADYKNWGVNYSFIYTGERYNAKYNDVNSHMQPWYTSDISIRKDFSAVCRRIGLRAALDINNLLNQHYDVVLNYPMPGRNYRLTVTFMI